The Schizosaccharomyces pombe strain 972h- genome assembly, chromosome: I genome contains a region encoding:
- a CDS encoding cysteine desulfurase nifs family protein, whose protein sequence is MNALAKIKAFRSYVPLLQGNTKTIYLNQSFQAPMNMLVSTALQGYINEGLYNPHPKPMWKERTEETRSLLAKLLNASTKDSITFTRDTTEGLNLFQRSLKWKPGDNVVILDNEHPNQGFGWIALQNDGLEVRLVPNEGQYHANASTFAPYVDSRTKAIGLSSVMFHSGQKNDVKDIANAFRPKGIHVLADLTQQVGLSKIDVQDLNVSACAFSCHKGLGCPTGLGVLYVSPLAISELRSTPPFVGGGAVEDFKEDLKLKLNAKYHQSALRYEHTNNAYMLITALRAYLKFLLKVGISNVERYLQGLGKDLIKELESLNVSVIGYKDFDKHSSHSYVLKILNPEWFDFLRQQGVCVSRFESGIRVSFGLYNTSKDIIKFISVIRKGLALNIPLNIRPPQRIAVMDNPLVGISDEAIAAMKLPANTLSNRPLAANI, encoded by the coding sequence ATGAATGCTTTAGCGAAAATTAAAGCTTTTCGAAGCTATGTCCCTTTACTACAGGGAAACACTAAGACTATATACTTGAATCAATCATTCCAAGCGCCCATGAATATGTTAGTAAGTACAGCTCTTCAAGGCTACATTAACGAGGGACTGTACAATCCGCATCCTAAACCCATGTGGAAGGAGAGGACAGAAGAAACCAGGTCTTTGTTAGCGAAGCTGCTGAATGCATCCACCAAAGATTCTATAACATTCACTCGCGATACAACAGAAGGCCTCAATCTATTTCAGAGATCACTCAAATGGAAGCCAGGAGATAATGTTGTTATTTTAGATAATGAGCATCCTAATCAAGGGTTTGGCTGGATTGCTCTTCAAAACGATGGCCTTGAAGTTCGACTAGTACCAAATGAAGGTCAATACCATGCCAATGCTTCAACGTTTGCTCCTTATGTTGACAGTCGTACTAAAGCAATTGGGTTATCTTCGGTAATGTTCCACAGTGGGCAGAAAAATGACGTTAAAGACATAGCTAATGCGTTCAGGCCAAAAGGAATCCATGTTTTGGCAGACCTTACGCAACAGGTTGGGTTGAGCAAAATCGACGTTCAGGATTTGAATGTTTCTGCTTGCGCCTTCAGCTGTCATAAAGGACTCGGTTGTCCTACTGGGCTGGGTGTACTATATGTATCGCCATTAGCTATTTCCGAGCTGAGATCAACTCCTCCTTTCGTTGGTGGAGGGGCTGTAGAAGATTTTAAGgaagatttaaaattgaagttGAATGCTAAATACCATCAGTCTGCATTAAGATACGAACATACTAATAACGCTTACATGCTTATTACTGCATTGCGTGCatacttaaaatttttactcaAAGTAGGCATTTCCAACGTTGAACGTTATTTGCAAGGACTTGGAAAAGATCTTATAAAAGAGTTAGAAAGTCTCAATGTATCTGTGATTGGGTACAAAGATTTTGATAAGCACTCCTCCCATTCttatgttttaaaaatattaaatccCGAATGGTTTGACTTTCTAAGGCAGCAAGGTGTTTGCGTTTCGCGTTTTGAAAGTGGAATCAGAGTTTCGTTTGGTCTATATAATACAAGCAAAGacataattaaattcatcTCTGTAATAAGGAAGGGATTAGCTTTGAACATCCCTTTGAACATTAGGCCTCCCCAAAGGATTGCTGTTATGGATAATCCCTTAGTTGGGATTTCTGACGAAGCAATTGCAGCAATGAAATTACCTGCAAATACACTATCTAACAGGCCTCTTGCTGCTAACATTTAG
- a CDS encoding truncated GAL4-like Zn2Cys6 binuclear cluster DNA-binding protein, translating into MRSLSCIVCRQKKIKCDRKNPCTNCEQAGEKCMFKEYDSRKIRHPHSYVKALETRLAGLEAFWKRVKYAPVNEKLELLKTISFNDHLSPDISVSKTDTTFEFPVSLDIRGPNTIAFYGPTNVYGPPLTPSSPETPSFPPQNPSFSPLITDCLKLFFKWQYPQFLFINREAFLVDYYYRYHEGRYCSEHLLYAMCAIGSRMSVDPNIAALAKNFYQIAWNKIIEYGLGKSHITSIQCLLCLGYFNIGMGNTSLGWMLSGMAFRMGQDLGFQLNPRNWSVNDHPVVSPADAAVRSRIYWGSYVTDIFISFVLGRPTTLKKSDTSIPDSESLPDFDGVNEYRVNNALLLKEYLCIQSSVY; encoded by the exons ATGCGTTCATTATC TTGTATTGTGTGCCGTCAGAAAAAG ataaaatgTGACCGAAAAAATCCGTGTACCAATTGTGAGCAGGCTGGCGAAAAATGCATGTTTAAAGAATATGATAGCCGCAAAATACGACATCCACATAGCTATGTGAAAGCCTTAGAAACTAGGTTAGCGGGCTTAGAAgctttttggaaaaggGTGAAATATGCTCCTGTCAATGAAAAACTCGAATTgctaaaaacaatttcgtTTAACGACCACTTATCTCCAGATATATCGGTTTCTAAAACTGATACCACTTTTGAATTTCCAGTCTCTTTAGACATTAGAGGCCCAAATACCATCGCCTTTTACGGGCCAACAAATGTCTACGGGCCACCGTTAACTCCAAGCTCGCCTGAGACGCCTTCTTTCCCCCCTCAAAACCCCAGCTTTTCTCCTCTTATAACTGATTGtctaaagcttttttttaaatggcAGTACCCgcagtttttatttatcaacCGGGAGGCATTTCTGGTTGACTATTACTATCGCTATCATGAAGGAAGATATTGTTCTGAACACTTGCTATATGCAATGTGTGCAATTGGTAGTAGAATGTCCGTTGATCCTAACATTGCCGCATTGGCCaagaatttttatcaaattgcttggaataaaataatagaatATGGTCTGGGAAAGTCTCATATTACTTCAATCCAGTGCTTGTTGTGTTTAGGTTATTTCAATATTGGGATGGGCAATACATCGCTAGGATGGATGTTGTCGGGGATGGCATTTCGAATGGGTCAAGATTTGGGATTTCAATTAAATCCCCGAAATTGGTCGGTAAATGATCATCCCGTTGTTTCACCGGCAGATGCTGCTGTTCGTAGTAGGATTTATTGGGGAAGTTATGTTACAGATATATTTATTAGCTTTGTCCTTGGTAGGCCTACTACGCTAAAAAAATCTGACACTAGCATCCCCGATTCTGAAAGCTTACCTGATTTCGATGGAGTCAACGAGTACAGAGTGAACAACGCCCTTCTTCTAAAAGAATATCTATGTATACAATCCTCTGTTTACTAG
- the hsp3104 gene encoding ThiJ domain protein, glyoxylase III: MVLFMKTVQRPEHISLKSCIPFKSLQRQGIVFRLSVRMVMLADDHSISDSALSDSDKNAFKDKNNDFWKAIKNAKNASDINFSDYSIFFAAGGHGTLFDFPSATNLHKGAAKIYSMGGVIAAVCHGPVILPCIKDSTGFSIVKGKTVTAFNEIAEQQMNLMPTFEKYHFKTLNKLFQEAGSNFVDPQEPFDDFVKTDGKLVTGANPASAASTAKAALNSLNS; this comes from the coding sequence ATGGTCCTTTTTATGAAGACAGTTCAAAGACCGGAGCATATTTCACTGAAGTCTTGCATCCCTTTCAAGTCTTTACAAAGGCAGGGTATAGTGTTCAGATTGTCAGTGAGAATGGTAATGTTGGCTGATGACCATTCTATAAGTGATTCTGCCCTTTCGGACTCCGATAAAAACGCGTTTAAAGACAAAAACAATGATTTTTGGAAAGCTATTAAAAATGCGAAGAATGCAAGCGACATAAATTTCTCGGACTAttctatattttttgctgCTGGTGGACATGGCACCTTGTTTGATTTCCCATCTGCAACCAATTTACACAAGGGAGCTGCTAAGATTTACAGTATGGGTGGAGTGATTGCAGCCGTTTGCCATGGTCCAGTTATTCTTCCGTGTATCAAAGATTCTACAGGATTTTCTATTGTTAAGGGGAAAACGGTTACAGCTTTCAATGAAATCGCTGAGCAGCAAATGAATTTAATGCctacttttgaaaaataccATTTTAAGACATTAAACAAGTTATTTCAGGAAGCAGGAAGCAACTTCGTTGATCCTCAAGAACCTTTTGatgattttgttaaaacaGATGGCAAATTAGTTACCGGTGCTAACCCAGCAAGTGCCGCTTCAACAGCGAAAGCAGCTTTGAACTCTTTAAATTCTTAA
- a CDS encoding oxoprolinase, whose product MKQDVRIAIDRGGTFTDVYYKISGWREQEGIFKLLSVNPKLYDDAPTEGIRRVLCYASGEEIPRKVPLDLTRVSSIRMGTTVATNALLERKGEKTAFIITEGFRNLVEIGNQARPDLFDLTVSRPSPLYQRVIEAKERVVLENQFSKTAGIVQGITGEFLRVEKKLDEEALYQDLKELYNEGFRSISVSLMHSYTYPLHEEVVEKIAKRIGFTDISLSSKLTPMVKIVPRAVSAIIDAYLSSTLRYYLDSFKKNFYNVKPNTIQFMKSDGGLVDIDNFTAISAIMSGPAAGTVGFAKTSSLHADDKTPAIGFDMGGTSTDVSRYDGKFEHIYEANIFGLYIQSPQLDIQTVAAGGGSRLFWRNQLFSVGPESAGAFPGPACYLNGGPLTVTDANVLLGRIIPDFFPKIFGPKENESMNKDIVIEKFSELRDIINIDIEKEKTIEEIAMGFIQVANETMCRPIRKLTESRGLDLSAHHLAVFGGAGGQHACAIASLLNIEKIIIHKYSSVLSAYGLALAHVTHEEQMPCLSVLDEDNLPLIQSKFDVLDKKAVSFLENEGYLESQISTELFANLRYEGNDTTMMIAKPKDSWDFKTLFEESYKNQFGFSLIDRKIMVEDIRIRAIARASNQSEVDTVFASETENENTVFIRDNKPTMYTPVYFAEVGKVNCHVYQLSSLPVHSLITGPAVIVDTTQTLLIEPSFTAKIFARHVLLEKTKSTLVVKKNVDLDPITMTIFANRFMSISEQMGQVLQKTAVSVNVKERLDYSCALFSPDGGLVANAPHVPAMLGSMQTAVKWQHNYWKGKLVPGDVLLSNHPIAGGVHLPDLTVVTPVFDNNKDIIFYCAARGHMVDVGGITPGSMPSNSKAIYEEGAAIKTFKVVKAGTFDEKGLTQLLFDEPAKYPDCSGSRTLRDNISDVKAMLSACHRGRSMVEKLVVEYGLDIVQRSMYGIQAAAEKAVRDVLKAFSVQNSQKPLKAIDYMDDGTPLQLEVKIDPETGDAVFDFEGTGPEVYGNWNAPIAITYSSVIYCLRSIINQDIPLNEGCLKPIEIRIPPSCFLNPSETAAVVGGNVLTSQRITDVILKAFSICAASQGCMNNLTFGYDGENGEEGFAMYETIAGGAGAGPTWNGTSGVHTHMTNTRITDPEVVERRAPVILRRFCLRENSGGKGEYHGGDGVIRHFEFRRSMHCSILSERRSRAPYGMNGGEDGAMGVNTWIDCSNPDFPRYVNLGGKNHVLMGKGDHIVIETPGGGGYGAVSI is encoded by the coding sequence atgaaaCAAGATGTGCGAATTGCGATTGATAGGGGTGGAACCTTCACCGATGTTTACTATAAGATATCTGGATGGAGGGAGCAAGAAGGGATTTTCAAGTTGCTTTCTGTAAACCCTAAATTATACGACGATGCTCCAACTGAAGGAATTAGAAGAGTGTTGTGTTATGCGTCCGGCGAAGAAATACCTCGTAAAGTCCCTTTAGACTTGACAAGAGTATCCTCTATACGTATGGGTACAACTGTTGCGACGAATGCTTTGTTAGAACGTAAGGGTGAAAAAACCGCCTTCATAATCACGGAAGGTTTTCGAAATTTGGTAGAAATCGGAAATCAAGCTCGCCCGGACTTATTCGACCTCACAGTATCAAGGCCTTCACCATTATATCAACGTGTCATAGAAGCAAAAGAGAGAGTTGTCTTAGAAAACCAATTCTCAAAGACAGCTGGTATTGTTCAAGGAATTACAGGAGAATTTTTGCGAgtggaaaagaaattggATGAAGAAGCGTTATATCAAGATCTAAAGGAATTATACAATGAAGGGTTTCGCTCCATTTCTGTCAGTCTTATGCATTCTTATACATATCCTCTTCATGAAGAGgtagttgaaaaaattgccAAACGTATAGGATTTACAGATATTTCTCTCTCATCAAAACTTACACCAATGGTTAAAATAGTTCCAAGGGCCGTTTCCGCCATTATCGACGCGTATCTTAGTTCTACGTTGAGGTATTATCTTGATTCGTTTAAGAAGAATTTTTACAATGTGAAGCCTAATACTATTCAATTCATGAAAAGCGATGGTGGTCTAGTTGACATAGATAATTTTACTGCTATTAGTGCTATAATGAGCGGTCCTGCTGCAGGTACGGTTGGATTTGCGAAAACATCATCTTTGCATGCTGATGACAAAACGCCAGCCATAGGTTTTGATATGGGGGGCACGTCAACTGATGTTTCTAGATACGATGGTAAATTTGAGCATATATACGAAGCCAATATATTCGGACTATACATTCAGTCCCCTCAATTGGATATTCAGACGGTTGCTGCAGGTGGTGGTTCTCGATTATTTTGGAGAAATCAACTGTTTTCGGTTGGTCCAGAAAGTGCTGGTGCTTTTCCAGGACCGGCTTGTTATCTCAATGGTGGACCTTTAACTGTTACAGATGCAAACGTTTTGTTGGGAAGAATTATTCCTGATTTCTTCCCGAAAATTTTTGgtccaaaagaaaacgaGAGTATGAACAAAGACATAgtcattgaaaaattttctgaATTAAGGGACATCATCAACATTGACATTGAGAAGGAGAAGacaattgaagaaattgccATGGGATTTATCCAGGTAGCTAATGAAACCATGTGTCGACCAATCCGTAAACTTACCGAATCACGTGGATTGGACCTTTCTGCGCACCATCTTGCTGTTTTTGGAGGCGCTGGTGGCCAACATGCGTGTGCAATTGCATCTTTATTGAACATTGAAAAGATTAttattcataaatattCCTCTGTCCTTTCTGCTTATGGTTTAGCATTAGCTCATGTGACACATGAGGAACAAATGCCTTGTTTATCTGTGTTAGATGAGGATAATTTACCTCTTATACAATCAAAGTTTGATGTGTTAGACAAAAAGGCCGTTTCCTTTTTGGAGAATGAAGGATATCTAGAGTCTCAAATCTCGACCGAATTATTCGCAAATCTGCGATACGAAGGTAACGATACCACTATGATGATTGCAAAGCCAAAGGACTCATGGGATTTTAAGACTTTGTTTGAAGAATCTTATAAGAATCAATTcggattttctttaatagaTCGTAAAATCATGGTTGAAGACATTAGAATTCGCGCTATCGCACGAGCTTCCAATCAATCTGAAGTCGATACTGTCTTTGCTTCCGAaactgaaaatgaaaatactGTGTTTATTAGAGATAACAAACCTACGATGTATACACCTGTCTACTTTGCAGAAGTCGGGAAGGTAAATTGTCACGTATACCAATTATCATCTTTACCTGTTCATAGTTTGATAACTGGTCCAGCTGTTATCGTTGATACTACGCAAACTCTGCTAATTGAGCCGTCTTTTACAGCTAAGATTTTCGCAAGACATGTTTTgcttgaaaaaacaaaatccaCACTGGTAGTGAAAAAGAACGTCGACTTGGACCCGATTACTATGACGATCTTTGCCAATCGTTTTATGAGTATATCAGAACAAATGGGTCaagttcttcaaaaaaccGCTGTGAGTGTTAACGTTAAAGAACGGCTTGATTATAGTTGTGCGCTGTTTTCTCCTGATGGAGGTCTCGTTGCTAATGCTCCACACGTCCCAGCCATGCTGGGATCAATGCAAACTGCGGTAAAGTGGCAGCATAATTATTGGAAAGGTAAACTTGTTCCAGGAGATGTTTTACTTTCTAATCATCCTATTGCAGGTGGAGTTCATCTACCCGATTTGACCGTTGTCACTCCTGTTTTCGATAACAATAAAGatattatcttttattgTGCAGCAAGGGGACATATGGTGGATGTTGGAGGAATTACTCCAGGTTCAATGCCTTCAAATTCCAAAGCAATTTATGAAGAAGGAGCAGCAATAAAAACCTTCAAAGTTGTTAAGGCCGGAACCTTTGATGAAAAAGGACTTACACAATTACTTTTTGATGAGCCTGCTAAATACCCGGATTGTTCTGGATCAAGGACACTTCGAGACAACATCAGTGATGTTAAAGCAATGTTATCTGCTTGTCATAGAGGTAGATCTATGGTAGAAAAGCTCGTTGTCGAATACGGGCTTGATATTGTTCAGCGTTCTATGTATGGAATACAGGCAGCAGCAGAAAAAGCTGTTAGAGACGTATTAAAGGCATTCAGTGTACAAAATTCGCAGAAACCCCTGAAAGCGATAGATTATATGGATGATGGTACTCCCCTACAATTAGAAGTGAAAATTGATCCTGAAACTGGTGATGCCGTATTTGATTTCGAAGGTACAGGTCCAGAAGTTTACGGTAATTGGAACGCACCTATTGCAATTACTTATTCATCAGTTATCTACTGCCTTCGTTCTATAATTAATCAAGATATCCCACTGAACGAGGGCTGCTTGAAGCCAATAGAAATTAGGATTCCACCCTCATGCTTTCTTAATCCTTCCGAGACTGCTGCAGTGGTTGGTGGTAATGTACTGACCTCTCAAAGAATCACAGATGTCATATTGAAAGCTTTTAGCATTTGTGCAGCATCACAAGGATGTATGAATAACTTGACTTTCGGCTACGATGGTGAAAACGGAGAGGAAGGTTTTGCAATGTATGAAACAATCGCAGGAGGTGCTGGAGCAGGTCCTACTTGGAATGGAACTAGTGGAGTCCATACCCATATGACAAATACTCGTATCACTGATCCAGAGGTAGTAGAAAGGAGAGCACCCGTAATACTTAGAAGGTTCTGCTTAAGAGAAAATTCTGGAGGCAAAGGAGAATATCATGGTGGTGATGGTGTCATACGACATTTTGAATTTCGCCGGTCAATGCACTGTTCAATATTGTCGGAGAGGAGAAGTCGGGCTCCTTATGGAATGAACGGGGGAGAAGATGGAGCCATGGGTGTTAATACATGGATAGATTGCAGCAATCCTGACTTTCCAAGGTATGTTAACTTGGGTGGTAAAAACCACGTTCTCATGGGCAAAGGAGATCACATTGTAATTGAAACACCGGGAGGTGGAGGTTATGGAGCAGTCAGCATTTAA
- a CDS encoding ATP-hydrolizing 5-oxoprolinase translates to MSVKIHIDRGGTFTDAIATFADESRPPIVIKLLSEDPSNYKDASIEAVRRILEIVQGKSIPRTEKLDTSCINHLRCGTTVATNALLERKGERCAFITTKGFKDGLLIGNQSRPNIFELGIRRPEVLYSKVIEVDERVTLEDYVEDPMKVKTTIDGSDPSLVVGRSGEVVRIMKKVDCDALRKDLQALYDEGFTSIAVCLAHSFTFPDHELLVGKIAEEVGFSNISLSTKLMPMIKYVPRATSATADAYLSPVVRRYLAGFQSGFLHGLKTKDNSKGVRCEFMQSDGGLVDVNKFSGLHAILSGPAGGVVGFALTSYDEDVKIPVIGFDMGGTSTDVSRYGGSYEHVFETTTAGVTIQSPQLDINTVAAGGGSRLFWKNGLFVVGPESAGAHPGPVCYRKGGYLTVTDANLLLGRLLPESFPKIFGPNEDESLDVESTRKEFEKLTAEINSGLEKERQMTADEVAFGFIKIANETMARPIRALTEAKGHDISIHRLTSFGGAGGQHCAAIAKSLGITQVLVHKYSSILSAYGMALADVVSEVQEPSSFTLDDSNTESIKKRFDSLKEEAKANLEEQGFTESQISYELFLNCRYQGTDSTLMISKPLESWDFKQSFFDKHKQEFGFIFENKDIIIDDIRIRASGKSFQSKEPSVDAQLKELKFEPVQKSLATCVKDIYFEGGRVPSEVYSLDNLPVGTIVNGPSLIVDKTQTIVVPPKAVARILHTHVVIDISHGNEYTANDSLAKASTIDPIYLSVFGSRFMAVAEQMGRALQKTSVSTNVKERLDYSCALFDAKGNLVANAPHMPVHLGSMSTCVRTQAKIHEGKLKPGDVLVTNHPSYGGTHLPDITTITPHFEGDEIMFYVAARAHHADIGGILPGSMPSSSKELSEEGATIKSEKLVVDGVFQEERMIDLLYNEPAKVEGGSGSRCLRDNLNDLKAQVSANQKGINLITSLIKEYGKNSVLRYMKAIQENAESAVRQLLLGVRERFLGEDLYAEDHMDDGSKICLRITIDEENGDAIFDFTGTTEEIYGNINAPEAVTYSAIIYCLRVLISENIPLNQGCLLPIKVIIPDNCFLKPSETAAVVGGNVLTSQRITDTILKAFQACAASQGDTNNLTFGIGGKDPETGEVKPGFGYYETICGGSGAIDGLDGTSGVHTHMTNTRITDLEVLERRYPVILRKFIIRENSGGAGKYKGGDGVIRDIEFRIPVTLSILSERRAYHPYGMKGGKDAECGKNIWIRKDILPSGEQRVRQINVGGKNTCHMQAGDHIVIMTPGGGGYGPPSERVDTVKKANGVQHFRANGTISQLQEIQHTN, encoded by the coding sequence atgagtgTCAAAATTCACATTGATCGAGGTGGTACTTTTACAGACGCAATCGCCACTTTTGCTGATGAATCTCGCCCTCCTATTGTCATCAAATTACTTTCAGAGGATCCTAGTAACTATAAGGACGCTTCTATCGAAGCTGTCCGACGCATTTTAGAGATTGTTCAAGGAAAATCGATCCCACGAACCGAAAAATTAGATACCAGTTGCATTAATCATTTACGGTGTGGTACTACAGTTGCTACCAATGCTTTATTGGAACGAAAAGGTGAACGATGCGCTTTTATAACGACTAAAGGATTTAAAGATGGTCTGTTAATTGGCAACCAATCTAGACCTAATATTTTCGAGTTGGGAATTCGAAGACCTGAAGTATTGTACTCTAAAGTTATCGAAGTTGACGAGCGTGTAACACTAGAAGATTATGTTGAAGACCCAATGAAAGTCAAAACCACAATTGACGGCTCTGACCCGTCACTAGTAGTTGGCCGTTCTGGTGAAGTCGTTCGTATTATGAAAAAGGTAGATTGCGATGCACTTCGCAAAGATTTGCAAGCATTGTACGATGAAGGATTTACCAGTATCGCCGTTTGCCTTGCCCACAGCTTTACATTTCCAGATCATGAACTTCTTGTTGGTAAAATTGCTGAAGAGGTTGGTTTCAGCAATATCAGTCTTTCAACTAAATTAATGCCGATGATTAAATATGTTCCTCGTGCTACTTCAGCTACCGCTGATGCTTACCTTTCTCCAGTTGTTAGAAGATACCTTGCCGGGTTTCAATCAGGATTCCTTCATGGTTTAAAGACAAAGGATAATTCAAAGGGTGTGCGTTGTGAGTTCATGCAGAGTGACGGTGGTTTGGTTGACGTTAATAAGTTTTCAGGCTTACATGCCATTCTCTCCGGTCCTGCTGGCGGTGTCGTAGGTTTTGCACTTACCTCATATGACGAGGACGTTAAAATTCCTGTCATCGGATTCGATATGGGAGGTACATCTACGGATGTTTCTCGGTATGGTGGTTCATATGAACATGTCTTTGAAACGACAACGGCAGGAGTTACTATTCAATCTCCTCAATTAGATATAAATACGGTAGCCGCTGGCGGTGGATCACgtcttttttggaaaaatggCCTTTTTGTTGTTGGACCAGAAAGTGCTGGTGCACATCCTGGCCCAGTATGCTATCGCAAGGGAGGGTACTTGACTGTTACAGATGCAAATTTACTGTTAGGAAGACTTTTACCTGAGTCTTTccctaaaatttttggtcCTAATGAGGATGAATCACTAGACGTCGAGTCGACGAGAAAGgagtttgaaaaattgaCTGCTGAGATCAATTCTGGCCTTGAGAAAGAACGTCAAATGACTGCCGATGAAGTTGCTTTTGGCTTCATTAAGATAGCGAACGAAACTATGGCTCGCCCAATTCGCGCCCTTACTGAAGCTAAAGGACACGATATCTCCATTCATCGTTTGACTTCTTTTGGTGGTGCTGGTGGACAACACTGTGCAGCTATTGCCAAATCTCTCGGTATTACCCAGGTTTTAGTTCACAAGTATAGTTCAATTCTTTCAGCTTATGGAATGGCACTAGCTGATGTCGTGTCTGAAGTTCAAGAGCCTTCCTCCTTTACTCTGGATGACTCAAATACTGAATCTATTAAGAAGCGTTTTGATAGCCTTAAAGAAGAAGCGAAAGCTAACCTTGAGGAGCAGGGATTTACCGAAAGCCAAATTAGCTATGagttatttttgaattgtcGGTATCAAGGAACTGACAGCACTTTGATGATTAGCAAGCCTCTTGAGTCTTGGGATTTCAAgcaatcattttttgataaacatAAGCAGGAGTTcggttttatttttgaaaataaagatataATTATTGATGATATCAGAATTCGTGCTTCCGGAAAAAGTTTCCAGAGCAAAGAGCCCAGTGTAGATGctcaattaaaagaattgaagTTCGAACCTGTTCAAAAGAGCCTAGCAACATGTGTCAAGGACATTTATTTCGAAGGTGGACGTGTCCCTTCTGAAGTTTATAGCCTAGATAACTTGCCTGTTGGAACAATAGTGAATGGCCCTTCTTTGATAGTCGACAAAACGCAAACCATTGTTGTTCCTCCCAAAGCTGTTGCTAGAATTTTGCATACACACGTTGTAATTGACATTTCTCATGGAAATGAATATACGGCAAACGATTCTCTCGCTAAAGCAAGTACAATTGATCCTATTTACCTTTCTGTATTTGGATCTCGGTTTATGGCTGTAGCTGAACAAATGGGAAGGGCTCTTCAGAAAACGAGTGTCTCCACTAATGTTAAAGAGCGTCTTGATTATTCGTGTGCACTATTCGATGCGAAAGGAAATCTTGTAGCTAACGCACCTCATATGCCGGTTCATCTAGGTTCTATGTCTACTTGTGTCCGCACACAAGCAAAAATTCACGAAGGGAAACTAAAACCTGGTGATGTTCTTGTTACCAATCATCCATCATATGGTGGTACTCATTTGCCTGATATCACTACTATTACTCCTCATTTCGAAGGGGACGAGATCATGTTTTACGTTGCTGCGCGTGCCCATCACGCTGACATCGGTGGTATTCTACCTGGTAGCATGCCTTCTTCTAGTAAAGAGCTTTCTGAAGAAGGAGCAACTATTAAGAGCGAAAAACTTGTGGTTGATGGAGTTTTTCAGGAAGAACGCATGATTGATTTACTCTACAATGAACCGGCAAAAGTGGAGGGTGGTTCAGGCAGTCGCTGTCTTCGCGATAACCTAAATGATTTGAAGGCTCAAGTTTCCGCAAACCAAAAGGGAATCAATTTAATTACATCTTTAATCAAGGAGTACGGAAAAAATTCTGTTTTACGTTATATGAAGGCAATTCAAGAAAATGCGGAAAGCGCCGTTAGACAATTATTGCTTGGAGTACGTGAAAGATTTTTAGGTGAGGATTTATACGCTGAGGATCATATGGACGATGGGTCAAAGATATGCTTACGCATCACtattgatgaagaaaacgGCGATGCcatatttgattttactGGTACAACTGAAGAAATCTATGGAAATATTAACGCCCCGGAGGCAGTAACTTATAGCGCCATCATTTATTGTTTACGTGTTTTGATATCTGAAAATATCCCACTTAATCAAGGATGTCTGCTTCCAATTAAAGTTATCATTCCTGATAACTGCTTTTTGAAACCCTCTGAAACAGCTGCTGTAGTAGGTGGAAATGTGCTAACGTCGCAAAGAATCACTGATACTATTCTCAAGGCATTCCAAGCATGTGCAGCTAGTCAGGGTGACACAAACAATTTGACATTTGGAATTGGCGGTAAAGATCCAGAGACCGGTGAAGTGAAACCAGGATTTGGATACTATGAGACTATTTGCGGTGGATCTGGTGCAATTGATGGATTAGACGGAACTTCTGGTGTTCATACTCATATGACTAACACCCGAATTACTGATTTGGAGGTACTTGAAAGAAGATACCCTGTCATTTTGAGAAAGTTTATCATTCGTGAAAATTCTGGCGGCGCAGGAAAGTACAAAGGTGGTGATGGTGTTATTCGCGATATTGAATTCAGAATTCCAGTTACCCTTTCCATACTTTCAGAGCGTCGTGCCTATCATCCATACGGTATGAAAGGAGGTAAAGATGCCGAATGCGGTAAAAACATTTGGATTCGAAAGGATATCTTACCTTCAGGAGAGCAACGAGTTCGACAAATCAACGTTGGCGGTAAAAACACATGCCATATGCAAGCTGGTGACCATATTGTTATTATGACACCTGGCGGTGGTGGATATGGACCCCCTTCTGAACGAGTAGATACTGTCAAGAAAGCTAATGGTGTCCAGCATTTCAGGGCTAATGGCACCATCTCACAATTACAGGAAATACAGCACACGAATTAG